A genomic region of Ictalurus furcatus strain D&B chromosome 29, Billie_1.0, whole genome shotgun sequence contains the following coding sequences:
- the fgg gene encoding fibrinogen gamma chain, which yields MAAFTHTLASLLLLFTLTSAQLRGDYSEHCVPNDAFGSYCPTTCGIENYLHTYKSGVVKDLNHIDELLQEISNLTRGAQDKVVYLKDSQTQAQKSSPDLYIQKSSSMLDDVLRFERTILSQEEQIFDLQATLAANEKRLTELKQLSLQLEQKCKLPCKDTVTIQSITGKDCQDIANKGGKVSGLYYVQPAKAPRSFLVYCEIDSLGRGWTVLQRRRDGSVNFNRNWIPYKEGFGYLSPDDSTEFWLGNEKIHLLSVQSSIPYVLRIELVDWEGVKKYADYATFKLGPEVDQYRLTYTYYFGGDAGDAFDGFAFGDDVSDKSHTYHNGLQFSTPDRDNDRYSGNCAKQDGSGWWMNQCHAAHLNGKYYRGGRYSQKDVGEHGFDNGIIWATWHDRWYSLKQTTMKIIPINRIHAGGQLGLDIGKGDLPSR from the exons AtggctgctttcacacacacactcgcctcGCTGCTGCTTCTGTTCACACTAACTTCAGCG CAACTGAGAGGAGATTACTCAGAGCACTGTGTCCCTAATGACGCCTTC GGGTCTTACTGTCCCACCACATGTGGCATAGAAAATTATCTCCACACCTACAAGTCGGGCGTCGTGAAGGACCTGAATCACATTGACGAACTTCTGCAGGAGATTTCCAACCTGACCAGAGGAgctcaggataaagtggtttaTCTGAAGGACTCACAGACGCAGGCGCAGAAATCCTCACCAG ATCTGTACATCCAGAAGTCTTCGAGTATGCTGGACGACGTGCTGCGGTTTGAGAGGACCATTCTCTCTCAGGAGGAACAGATTTT TGATCTGCAGGCAACGCTGGCAGCCAATGAGAAGCGTCTGACGGAGCTGAAGCAGTTATCTTTACAGCTGGAGCAGAAGTGTAAATTGCCATGTAAAGACACAGTGACGATACAGAGCATCACTGGGAAAG ATTGTCAGGATATTGCTAATAAGGGTGGTAAAGTTAGCGGCCTGTATTATGTCCAGCCTGCGAAAGCTCCCAGGTCGTTCCTCGTGTACTGTGAGATCGACAGCTTGGGCCGAGGCTGGACCGTGCTCCAGAGG aggcGTGATGGCAGTGTTAACTTCAACAGAAACTGGATCCCGTATAAAGAAGGGTTCGGTTATCTGTCTCCTGATGACAGCACAGAGTTCTGGCTAGGAAACGAGAAGATCCACCTGCTCTCTGTTCAGTCCAGCATTCCATACGTGCTCCGGATAGAGCTGGTGGACTGGGAAGGAGTCAAGAA ATATGCAGACTATGCCACGTTTAAATTGGGTCCTGAGGTGGATCAGTACCGTCTGACATACACTTACTATTTTGGAGGAGATGCTGGTGATGCTTTCGATGGGTTTGCTTTCGGCGATGATGTGAGTGATAAATCCCACACATATCATAACGGCCTGCAGTTCAGCACACCTGACCGAGATAACGACCGATACAGCGGGAACTGCGCTAAGCAGGACGGATCAGGCTGGTGGATGAACCAATGTCATGCTGCTCATCTGAACGGAAAATATTACAGAG GGGGTAGATATTCCCAAAAGGACGTGGGTGAGCACGGGTTTGATAATGGCATTATCTGGGCCACGTGGCACGATCGCTGGTATTCGCTGAAGCAGACCACCATGAAGATCATTCCCATAAATAGAATCCACGCTGGAGGTCAGCTTGGACTGGACATTGGCAAAGGAGATCTTCCCAGCCGCTAA